The Candidatus Aramenus sp. CH1 genome includes a region encoding these proteins:
- a CDS encoding nucleotidyltransferase domain-containing protein: MGRDYFLDKDALVDKQGNIYFVFTNYNPPGYVFAYLKYVYTSRGLWKGYERILPYYGVKRLVKLPQRFEYEPCYGVTYPVVYLSEVKEHLRPEEGLEKIVHESPKDKATEALIDFIYAYDIDVRNAGVTGSLLLGIAHENSDVDLVIYGDKSTEDFLHSFPGFQRDDDWVLETSRNYGLSLEVAKRLYNNKTRGIYKGVKFSVLFVHEKPRRHCEMVCRQAGEIETKGTVYGDVKALYYPSLAVLQAEKEYEVISFEGIFSSVMYGARKVSVKGALMQCDDKEVIVVGDRKVGGYVAPDM, from the coding sequence ATGGGAAGAGATTACTTCCTTGATAAGGACGCTCTAGTAGACAAGCAGGGGAATATCTATTTTGTTTTCACAAACTACAACCCTCCCGGTTACGTCTTCGCGTACCTCAAGTACGTCTACACCTCCAGGGGACTTTGGAAGGGTTACGAAAGGATCCTGCCTTATTACGGCGTCAAAAGGCTGGTCAAGTTGCCTCAAAGGTTTGAATACGAACCGTGCTATGGCGTCACCTACCCGGTTGTCTACTTATCAGAGGTTAAGGAGCACCTTAGACCAGAGGAGGGATTAGAAAAAATAGTCCATGAGAGCCCAAAGGACAAGGCTACTGAAGCTCTAATCGACTTTATCTACGCCTACGACATAGACGTTAGAAACGCGGGGGTCACGGGCTCACTTCTACTGGGCATAGCCCACGAGAACTCCGATGTAGACCTCGTGATTTACGGGGACAAGAGCACGGAGGATTTCCTACACAGTTTCCCAGGCTTTCAGAGAGACGACGACTGGGTACTGGAGACGTCCAGGAACTATGGCCTTTCCCTGGAGGTGGCCAAAAGACTTTACAACAATAAGACGAGAGGCATATACAAAGGAGTTAAGTTCTCAGTACTATTTGTCCACGAGAAGCCGAGAAGGCACTGCGAAATGGTTTGCAGACAAGCAGGAGAAATAGAAACTAAGGGAACCGTTTACGGGGATGTTAAGGCCCTCTACTATCCCTCTTTAGCCGTACTGCAGGCGGAAAAGGAGTACGAAGTTATTTCCTTTGAGGGAATATTTAGCTCGGTCATGTACGGTGCCCGTAAAGTTAGCGTAAAGGGGGCACTAATGCAGTGCGACGATAAGGAGGTAATAGTAGTAGGTGACAGGAAAGTTGGAGGATACGTTGCGCCGGATATGTAG
- a CDS encoding transposase: protein MVLSQVGALANKFYEYGVKTFLVVEYNTSRFCAYHNVKVDRNSKGCR, encoded by the coding sequence TTGGTCTTATCGCAAGTTGGCGCATTAGCGAACAAGTTTTACGAGTACGGCGTAAAGACGTTTCTAGTTGTTGAGTACAATACTTCGCGTTTCTGCGCTTACCATAACGTTAAGGTTGACAGAAATTCCAAGGGGTGTCGATAG
- a CDS encoding radical SAM protein — MLAPYIVVWESTKACDFACKHCRAKAIPNRLPEELTKEEVFSLIDDLSSSGVRLFVISGGDALKRDDIFEIAEYASKRITTAISPSGSKIDLQVARMLKESGVAIASISIDGPEEVHDKFRGVKGAFAIAKKAIESLQRAGIPVQVNTTISKHNVGRLEEVKRTVLSFHPVSWDVFVLIPTGRATRDMMISPEENEVVMRTVYKWRHEEGINVRMTCNPYYVRVSNELGSKALPPDRKYGRRSVEGARGCMAGNGYAFVAYDGTVYPCGFLPVPAGNVRVKKFSEIYSDSPVFKALRGQLKGKCGVCEYSTVCGGCRARAYSLTGDFLSEDPFCTYVPLRVRLSDKRVQAS; from the coding sequence GTGTTAGCCCCCTACATAGTTGTGTGGGAGAGCACAAAGGCCTGCGACTTTGCATGTAAGCACTGTAGAGCAAAGGCCATACCAAACAGGCTACCCGAGGAACTCACGAAGGAGGAGGTGTTCTCCCTGATTGACGACCTCTCCAGCTCAGGAGTGAGGCTGTTCGTGATAAGCGGAGGAGATGCGCTGAAGAGAGACGACATCTTCGAGATAGCGGAGTACGCCTCAAAGAGGATAACCACCGCAATCTCGCCCAGCGGCAGTAAGATTGACCTGCAGGTGGCAAGGATGTTAAAGGAGAGCGGAGTCGCAATTGCCTCAATAAGCATAGACGGCCCTGAAGAGGTGCACGACAAGTTCAGGGGCGTGAAGGGGGCCTTCGCAATAGCCAAGAAGGCCATAGAGTCCCTGCAACGGGCTGGCATACCGGTTCAAGTAAACACCACCATAAGCAAGCACAACGTGGGCAGGCTAGAGGAGGTTAAAAGGACTGTGCTCTCCTTCCATCCAGTGAGCTGGGACGTCTTTGTCCTCATTCCGACGGGGAGGGCGACGAGGGACATGATGATCTCCCCAGAAGAGAACGAAGTAGTGATGAGGACTGTGTACAAGTGGAGGCACGAGGAGGGGATAAACGTGAGGATGACTTGCAACCCCTACTACGTGAGGGTGTCAAACGAGCTGGGTAGTAAGGCTTTGCCCCCGGACCGGAAATATGGGAGGAGAAGCGTTGAGGGGGCAAGGGGATGCATGGCGGGCAACGGTTACGCCTTCGTTGCCTACGACGGCACAGTCTACCCCTGCGGTTTCCTCCCAGTCCCTGCAGGTAACGTCAGGGTAAAGAAGTTTAGCGAGATCTACAGCGATTCCCCCGTGTTTAAGGCTTTGAGGGGACAGCTTAAGGGCAAGTGCGGGGTCTGCGAGTACAGCACCGTGTGCGGTGGGTGTAGGGCGAGGGCGTACTCCTTGACGGGGGACTTCCTCTCGGAAGACCCCTTCTGCACTTACGTTCCCCTGAGGGTGAGGTTGAGTGATAAGCGTGTCCAGGCTAGTTAA
- a CDS encoding MFS transporter: protein MKSLRTYTLLKNFALQLVQPFISFVSAANGIMGEQLALISSASTVLPSLAQFALGFLRVRAKTLVTYGTALTGLLWIALSFSPFNWTFTSLYLALEVSLGVSSFGWYLLMETVSATTRGRTLAHFSFYATIGGLVATVVTGFVVGDNFSLVRLFFLASGVLLLADGLIAMKFDVDSLPLEGRSPPLELEVMHYLLITFLFNVVWSMAWPLFPVAQVYIFHMDFINLAVMSVISGLSTLSMQKKVGKLVDEHRRLMMFLGRFALSTFPLAYALSTSVYEIYLAEVVAGFTNSVGSTAYMAYLFDSSRDVRRGIGAYSVVVAMGDLVGSSVGSLVADDVMSAYGVGAIRWLFAVIAVLRMLASAFYLLLKERKPFKEVARA, encoded by the coding sequence ATGAAGTCACTGCGTACCTATACTCTACTCAAGAACTTCGCCCTCCAGCTCGTACAGCCCTTCATCTCCTTTGTCTCAGCTGCTAACGGCATAATGGGGGAACAGTTGGCACTCATTTCCTCAGCCAGCACAGTTCTGCCATCCTTGGCCCAGTTCGCCTTGGGCTTCCTCAGGGTCAGGGCAAAGACCCTAGTTACCTACGGCACCGCCCTCACCGGCCTCCTCTGGATTGCCCTCTCCTTCTCGCCCTTCAACTGGACCTTCACCTCCCTCTATCTGGCTCTTGAGGTGTCCCTGGGCGTCAGCTCCTTTGGGTGGTACCTACTCATGGAGACGGTGAGCGCGACCACGAGAGGTAGGACGCTGGCACATTTTTCATTCTACGCAACCATAGGTGGGCTCGTAGCGACCGTGGTCACCGGTTTCGTGGTGGGGGACAACTTCTCCCTGGTGAGGCTGTTCTTCCTTGCCTCCGGCGTACTCCTGCTAGCTGACGGCCTAATTGCGATGAAGTTCGACGTGGACTCCCTACCCTTGGAGGGGAGGAGCCCTCCCCTGGAACTCGAGGTCATGCACTACCTTCTCATCACTTTCCTCTTTAACGTGGTCTGGTCCATGGCGTGGCCCCTCTTCCCCGTAGCCCAGGTCTACATATTCCACATGGACTTCATTAACTTAGCCGTAATGAGCGTCATCTCCGGACTCTCAACGCTCTCCATGCAGAAGAAAGTAGGGAAGCTAGTGGACGAGCACAGGAGGCTCATGATGTTCCTCGGTAGGTTCGCCCTCTCCACCTTCCCCTTAGCCTACGCCCTTTCTACCTCCGTGTACGAGATCTACTTGGCTGAAGTAGTCGCGGGCTTCACCAACTCTGTGGGCTCTACTGCCTACATGGCTTACTTGTTCGACTCCTCAAGAGACGTGAGGAGGGGGATTGGGGCCTACAGCGTTGTGGTGGCAATGGGCGACCTCGTCGGTTCGAGCGTTGGGTCCCTAGTTGCAGACGACGTGATGTCAGCCTACGGCGTGGGGGCAATAAGGTGGCTCTTCGCAGTCATAGCCGTGCTGAGGATGTTGGCGTCTGCCTTCTACTTGCTTTTGAAGGAGAGGAAGCCATTCAAGGAGGTGGCTAGGGCTTGA
- a CDS encoding transposase, with protein MNALATVVVDDGTILFYRGSIVKSDYFYFEKKIAELDKLKSETEKVQEQEAKDEVLRERERVTKLYRGLLHLQNFSLSPHQDFVESWRFNSVFGLS; from the coding sequence ATAAACGCGTTGGCTACTGTCGTTGTTGACGATGGTACCATTCTATTTTACCGCGGTTCCATCGTTAAGAGCGATTACTTCTACTTTGAGAAAAAGATTGCTGAACTCGACAAGTTAAAAAGCGAGACAGAAAAGGTTCAAGAACAAGAAGCTAAGGATGAGGTGTTGAGGGAAAGGGAAAGAGTCACTAAGCTTTACCGTGGGCTTCTTCATTTACAGAACTTTAGCCTCTCACCTCACCAAGACTTTGTGGAATCTTGGCGTTTCAACAGTGTATTTGGGCTATCCTAA
- a CDS encoding U32 family peptidase codes for MRLVVGTNFDDALLEKLKGYPVKYLFGSKTRTLTGHGRASFVLPQVDDERLKEHVSVAHSYNVKFLYTMNSANLLGKEYSEKFHEALKKEVDSLVNLGVDGFIVALPFLVRYVKREYPWTEVSISSFARVRNIREFENYVNMGADTVILHEDDNRNFKLLRSLAQFRKKVDIELILNNSCLWGCPYRLTHDQVSSLTSSEDGVKDAWFEYPLLFCATDVRNDLANLVRMRWIRPEDLSHYEEIGIDRFKIAGRNKKTDWIAGAVKAYSERKYEGNLLDIVSYPQGRAVPKVMRMVGGPSYYDVLENVYVDNTKFPPQWLNYFETNDCDTRSCEECRYCDVVAMKVITVNGKPLSDVKLEKVVPPIELIPRFTGNGHRK; via the coding sequence ATGAGACTCGTTGTCGGGACAAACTTCGACGACGCCCTCCTAGAAAAGTTGAAGGGCTACCCCGTTAAGTACCTCTTTGGGAGCAAGACCAGGACGCTTACCGGCCACGGCAGGGCCTCCTTTGTCCTACCGCAAGTAGACGACGAGAGGCTCAAGGAACACGTCTCAGTCGCCCACTCCTACAACGTCAAGTTCCTTTACACAATGAACTCCGCTAACCTCTTGGGCAAGGAGTACTCCGAGAAGTTCCACGAGGCCCTCAAAAAGGAGGTAGACTCCTTGGTGAACTTAGGCGTTGACGGCTTTATCGTAGCCCTCCCCTTCCTGGTACGCTACGTTAAAAGGGAGTACCCTTGGACTGAAGTCTCCATTTCCTCCTTCGCGAGGGTGAGGAACATAAGGGAGTTCGAGAACTACGTCAACATGGGGGCAGATACCGTCATCCTGCACGAGGACGACAACAGGAACTTCAAACTGCTTCGCTCCTTGGCTCAGTTCAGGAAGAAGGTGGACATAGAGCTCATCCTCAACAACTCCTGCCTCTGGGGTTGCCCCTATAGGCTCACCCACGATCAAGTCTCTTCCCTCACCTCTTCGGAGGACGGCGTAAAGGACGCGTGGTTCGAGTACCCCCTCCTCTTCTGCGCCACAGACGTGAGGAATGACTTGGCAAACTTGGTTAGGATGAGGTGGATAAGGCCAGAGGACCTCTCGCACTATGAGGAGATAGGCATAGACAGGTTCAAAATAGCTGGGAGGAACAAGAAGACGGACTGGATAGCGGGGGCAGTCAAAGCATACTCCGAGAGGAAGTACGAAGGAAACTTGTTGGACATAGTCAGCTACCCCCAGGGGAGGGCTGTGCCAAAGGTAATGAGGATGGTGGGCGGGCCCTCTTACTACGACGTGCTTGAAAACGTTTACGTGGACAATACCAAGTTCCCACCTCAGTGGCTAAACTACTTCGAGACCAACGACTGCGACACTAGGAGTTGCGAAGAGTGTAGGTACTGCGACGTGGTGGCGATGAAGGTGATTACTGTTAACGGAAAGCCCCTGTCTGACGTCAAGTTAGAGAAGGTCGTCCCTCCAATAGAACTCATACCGAGGTTTACCGGAAATGGTCACCGTAAATAA
- a CDS encoding triphosphoribosyl-dephospho-CoA synthase: MVLSSSTVIEASVFKPGNASLYQDIRGVKYVDLLLSALISVDSYAQACIRGYNSKRPIYDLLYSSVSTAKKMGIDFAIFGTALAHLPLAYSITLSDSVSALVGKASEVLRSLDEKETEWFSKALFLQTPSYLGRLESMDFREMRERLWDVFLYSAREDSLMRNITNNYKYSVEVYEMLKEGKCGSLEKDIQSAFIRVLRENPDGLIYRKYGGRAALEVSAYAGRLHECPTDAELREFNEYLTSKGYNPGSTADIIALGISLYRLEQWYEKTRSSVRLPLPRGCSRLL; the protein is encoded by the coding sequence GTGGTTCTATCCAGTTCAACCGTGATAGAGGCCAGCGTGTTTAAACCGGGAAACGCTTCCCTGTACCAGGATATTAGGGGAGTTAAGTACGTTGACTTGTTACTCTCCGCCCTAATATCAGTGGACAGCTATGCTCAAGCTTGTATTAGGGGATACAACTCTAAGAGGCCCATTTACGACCTCCTCTACTCCTCCGTCTCAACTGCAAAGAAAATGGGGATAGACTTCGCCATCTTCGGTACAGCTCTAGCCCACCTTCCCTTGGCGTACTCCATAACTCTCTCTGATAGTGTGAGTGCTCTAGTTGGAAAGGCTAGCGAAGTACTAAGGAGCTTGGACGAAAAGGAGACTGAATGGTTCTCTAAGGCACTCTTCCTCCAGACTCCATCGTATTTGGGTAGGCTTGAAAGTATGGACTTCAGGGAAATGAGGGAGAGGCTTTGGGACGTGTTCCTCTACTCTGCTAGGGAGGACAGCTTAATGAGAAACATTACTAATAACTATAAGTACAGCGTGGAGGTCTACGAGATGCTCAAGGAAGGTAAGTGCGGTAGTTTAGAAAAGGACATTCAAAGCGCGTTTATACGAGTGCTCAGAGAGAACCCTGATGGCCTAATATATAGAAAGTACGGAGGGAGGGCAGCGTTAGAAGTCTCGGCTTACGCTGGGAGGCTCCACGAGTGTCCCACTGACGCGGAACTTCGGGAGTTTAATGAGTACTTAACTTCAAAGGGCTACAACCCTGGCTCGACCGCAGACATTATAGCTTTGGGTATTTCTTTGTATCGCTTGGAGCAGTGGTATGAGAAAACTCGCTCTAGTGTCAGGCTTCCCCTGCCTCGTGGATGCAGTAGACTACTTTAA
- a CDS encoding MBL fold metallo-hydrolase: MVTVNNKVKVIELLEPDFFGFTLNHNVVVSKNAPGGGLLLIDTSLPENLDELERRLKAWGYSIEDVSDVVVTHFHPDHYGNAEEIRRRAKAKVYAHYLEDVVEGEITYSQAKEEFNVSEEDFERTVKRISAYKLPKPTVDVSLRGGERIGDFQVIHTPGHTKGHVVLFDGQVLVTGDAVRNYNGLRPPVKFFCWDYQKAVEQFHFLLNLPYRFLIPYHGEVVTKC, translated from the coding sequence ATGGTCACCGTAAATAACAAGGTAAAAGTAATAGAGCTTTTGGAGCCGGACTTCTTTGGCTTCACTCTTAATCATAACGTGGTCGTGTCCAAGAACGCCCCAGGGGGTGGGCTCTTGCTAATAGACACTAGCCTCCCGGAGAACTTGGACGAGCTTGAGAGGAGACTGAAAGCGTGGGGGTACTCTATTGAGGACGTGTCCGACGTAGTTGTGACCCACTTCCACCCAGACCATTACGGCAACGCCGAGGAGATAAGGAGGAGGGCGAAGGCCAAGGTCTACGCCCACTACCTAGAGGACGTGGTGGAGGGGGAGATAACCTACTCCCAAGCAAAGGAGGAGTTCAACGTAAGCGAGGAGGACTTCGAGAGGACTGTAAAGAGGATATCCGCCTACAAGTTGCCAAAGCCCACAGTTGACGTGTCCTTGAGGGGAGGGGAGAGGATAGGCGACTTCCAAGTTATACATACGCCGGGCCACACTAAGGGGCACGTAGTCCTCTTCGACGGCCAAGTGCTCGTAACAGGGGACGCCGTGAGGAACTACAACGGGCTCAGGCCCCCGGTGAAGTTCTTCTGCTGGGACTATCAGAAGGCTGTGGAGCAGTTCCACTTCCTCTTGAACTTGCCTTACCGCTTCCTCATACCCTATCACGGAGAGGTGGTGACCAAGTGTTAG
- a CDS encoding DUF1464 family protein: MLFVGVDPGSESYAISTVDELGRVVKYLEVPTSLVVKASPTLVSYILAWKPKLVALPSGHGLPLVKAREIGAREIFLLTLSDPDKEGPLHSFLKSFRGEGVTIPSAIELDSVPEYRKVNVVDMGTADKVASAFFYRTLYDSFVLLEAGRHFYSILVVVDGKVVDGFGGTYIPGPVSPGAIDGEVAYLLSKYSRITKETIYTGGSERRAKEIARMISEWYSQKYGIPIIVSGRGKDEIDWGIKLNVKFKEASVGASLIANALGGGIYRVYADMLKSSNTPISFVRLKGWEEITSLIRTL; encoded by the coding sequence ATGCTATTCGTAGGCGTTGACCCGGGTAGCGAAAGTTACGCAATATCTACGGTGGACGAACTCGGCAGGGTAGTGAAGTACTTAGAGGTACCTACCTCACTTGTGGTAAAAGCCTCTCCCACGTTAGTTAGCTACATACTAGCTTGGAAGCCAAAGCTCGTAGCTCTACCTTCGGGTCACGGACTCCCGTTGGTCAAGGCCAGGGAAATAGGGGCTAGGGAGATATTCTTGCTTACCTTGAGCGACCCAGATAAGGAGGGCCCTCTACACTCGTTCCTGAAGAGCTTTAGAGGAGAGGGGGTCACAATTCCCTCAGCTATTGAGCTCGACAGCGTCCCTGAGTACAGGAAGGTCAACGTAGTGGACATGGGTACTGCGGACAAGGTTGCCTCTGCCTTCTTCTACAGAACCTTGTACGATAGCTTCGTTCTGCTTGAAGCAGGAAGACACTTCTACTCCATCTTGGTGGTGGTGGATGGAAAGGTCGTAGACGGGTTTGGGGGTACCTACATACCCGGCCCCGTATCCCCTGGGGCAATTGACGGCGAAGTGGCTTATCTCCTCTCCAAGTACTCTAGGATTACCAAGGAGACCATATACACAGGGGGTAGTGAGAGGAGGGCAAAGGAGATAGCCAGGATGATCTCGGAGTGGTACAGTCAAAAGTACGGCATACCCATAATAGTCTCAGGCAGGGGAAAAGACGAAATCGACTGGGGCATAAAGCTCAACGTGAAGTTCAAGGAAGCGTCTGTTGGGGCTTCTTTAATAGCCAACGCCTTAGGAGGAGGGATTTACAGGGTTTACGCTGATATGCTTAAGAGCTCAAATACCCCTATATCATTTGTGAGACTAAAGGGATGGGAAGAGATTACTTCCTTGATAAGGACGCTCTAG
- a CDS encoding radical SAM protein: MISVSRLVNGKRERSDEIRFPTSRDVYPKVLVFNVTRNCNLRCVHCYSNSGLGKFQDLPLSTWLNAVKQATEMGVRHILLSGGEPLARRDLAEIAKEAHDFGISVELSTNGTMLTRERVEELKRYVSYVGVSVDGPEEAHDKFRGVQGAFRKALEGIRTAKEAGVKTGLRFTLTRLNYQYVDFVFDLMEKEGIDRVCFYHLAYAGRADVKLDIDNWTRLSVIERIVERTRENKEIEVLTADNPVDGVLIYAMTRNEEVLRLLRRNGGNRSGERIADVSPEGVVYPDQFTPIPIGRIERLKEIWDEPNEVVDKLRVRKNYLKCSSCPFFDVCNGGLRGRALAVTGDLWGKDPSCYLEEIAKKYDLKLHDFKHPEAESK, encoded by the coding sequence GTGATAAGCGTGTCCAGGCTAGTTAACGGGAAAAGGGAGAGGTCAGACGAGATAAGGTTCCCCACCTCCAGGGACGTCTACCCAAAGGTGTTGGTGTTTAACGTAACTAGGAACTGCAACTTGAGGTGCGTCCACTGCTACTCCAACTCCGGGCTGGGCAAGTTCCAAGACTTGCCCCTCTCAACGTGGCTAAATGCGGTAAAGCAGGCAACGGAGATGGGGGTTAGGCACATCTTGCTCTCTGGAGGGGAGCCCCTAGCAAGGAGGGACTTGGCGGAGATAGCCAAGGAGGCCCACGACTTTGGGATTTCGGTGGAGCTGTCCACAAACGGCACAATGCTCACAAGGGAGAGGGTGGAGGAGCTCAAGAGGTACGTTAGCTACGTTGGGGTGAGCGTAGACGGCCCTGAAGAGGCGCACGACAAGTTCAGGGGAGTACAGGGCGCCTTCAGGAAGGCATTGGAGGGAATAAGGACCGCAAAGGAGGCCGGTGTAAAGACGGGGCTGAGGTTCACCCTCACCAGGCTAAACTACCAGTACGTCGACTTCGTCTTCGACTTGATGGAGAAAGAGGGGATAGACAGGGTGTGCTTCTATCACTTAGCTTACGCAGGAAGGGCTGACGTAAAGCTGGACATAGACAATTGGACTAGGCTGAGCGTTATCGAGAGGATAGTGGAGAGGACTAGGGAGAACAAGGAGATCGAAGTCTTGACTGCAGACAACCCTGTGGACGGGGTGCTTATATACGCAATGACCAGGAACGAGGAAGTGCTTAGACTCTTGAGGAGGAACGGCGGGAACAGGTCGGGAGAGAGGATAGCCGACGTCAGCCCAGAGGGCGTTGTGTACCCAGACCAGTTCACCCCAATACCCATAGGAAGGATAGAGAGGCTGAAGGAAATATGGGATGAACCAAACGAGGTGGTGGACAAGCTGAGGGTAAGGAAGAACTACTTGAAGTGCTCCTCCTGTCCCTTCTTTGACGTGTGCAACGGAGGGCTCAGGGGGAGGGCCTTGGCGGTAACTGGTGACCTCTGGGGTAAGGATCCTTCCTGCTACTTGGAGGAGATAGCGAAGAAGTACGACCTCAAGCTTCACGACTTCAAGCACCCAGAGGCTGAGTCTAAGTAA
- the coaBC gene encoding bifunctional phosphopantothenoylcysteine decarboxylase/phosphopantothenate--cysteine ligase CoaBC, with product MVHPSKRIIGENSKELLGKKLLLAVTGSVAIYKSIDLARTLMRMGAEVYVMMSKASQKLVSKDMFEWATGNPVMTGLTGNIEHVTLAENLDAMLVSPATANIIVKLAKGISDTPILATALNFIGLRKPVFVVPSMHLPMYNSPQVIEAVSYLRNIGVHVIEPLIVRDLAHFPDIEFVSEFISAILARGKDLDGFKIAVTAGPTREYLDPVRFMSNPSSGTMGVAIANEAFFRGADVLLIHGPLSSRVKPYVRNRVEIATTEEMAEEVKKAVDKGYNVVILAGAPADFKFKKTFESKVDTHKNESIVVELQSTPKVSSVARGRTFLVGFSAETVDTDEELVERAKIKRERHSFDLIVANNVKRKDIGFSSEYDEVYVIGKDFIRKIDKMTKREIARNLLDIVKEEFKSKYRAMLSSGSGSSAR from the coding sequence ATGGTACATCCTTCAAAGAGAATAATAGGGGAGAACAGCAAGGAACTCCTTGGCAAGAAACTGCTTTTGGCGGTAACCGGTAGCGTAGCAATATACAAATCAATAGATTTAGCAAGAACGCTCATGAGGATGGGAGCAGAGGTTTACGTAATGATGAGTAAGGCTTCACAGAAACTCGTCTCGAAGGACATGTTCGAATGGGCAACTGGAAACCCAGTAATGACCGGATTGACAGGGAACATAGAACATGTGACGCTGGCTGAAAACCTTGACGCCATGTTAGTTTCCCCTGCCACTGCAAACATTATAGTGAAGTTGGCTAAGGGGATCTCTGATACACCTATCTTGGCAACTGCCTTAAACTTCATAGGACTGAGGAAGCCCGTATTTGTAGTCCCTTCAATGCACTTACCCATGTATAATTCTCCTCAAGTTATTGAGGCAGTAAGCTATTTGAGGAACATAGGCGTACACGTGATAGAGCCTCTCATAGTAAGGGATTTGGCCCATTTCCCCGATATAGAGTTCGTCTCTGAGTTCATATCCGCAATACTGGCTAGGGGCAAGGACCTAGACGGCTTCAAAATTGCGGTCACTGCAGGACCTACTAGAGAATACCTGGACCCAGTAAGGTTCATGAGTAACCCAAGCAGTGGCACCATGGGAGTTGCAATAGCTAACGAGGCCTTTTTCCGCGGGGCTGACGTTTTGCTCATTCACGGTCCTCTGTCCTCCAGGGTAAAGCCATACGTTAGAAACAGGGTTGAGATTGCCACTACTGAGGAAATGGCTGAAGAAGTGAAGAAGGCGGTTGACAAAGGATATAACGTAGTGATCTTGGCCGGCGCCCCCGCGGACTTCAAGTTCAAGAAGACGTTCGAGTCTAAGGTAGACACGCATAAAAACGAAAGCATCGTAGTAGAGTTACAGTCAACTCCAAAGGTTTCCTCTGTGGCTAGAGGGAGGACGTTCTTGGTAGGCTTTTCCGCGGAGACCGTGGACACTGACGAGGAGCTAGTAGAGAGGGCAAAGATCAAAAGGGAGAGGCACTCCTTCGACCTTATTGTGGCTAACAATGTAAAGAGAAAGGACATAGGGTTTTCATCGGAATACGACGAGGTTTACGTTATAGGAAAAGATTTTATAAGGAAAATAGATAAAATGACAAAAAGAGAGATCGCTCGAAATTTATTGGACATCGTCAAAGAAGAGTTTAAAAGTAAATATCGTGCAATGTTAAGTAGTGGCTCGGGTAGCTCAGCTCGGTAG
- a CDS encoding alpha-E domain-containing protein yields the protein MIKSTAYKVYWAGRYLERLENIARFSLLLLDKGLNLDDLNKALGVDDVFSYLASQFEVMREDLRAVAGEEVMNALASMEASVYASKEDVRRYFLNLQNSSFYLGRAMEDELGPNVSYFPPKKQEEIGGQ from the coding sequence TTGATTAAGAGCACGGCGTACAAGGTCTACTGGGCTGGGAGGTACTTGGAGAGGTTAGAAAACATAGCTAGGTTTTCCCTCCTCCTCTTGGACAAGGGGCTTAACCTTGACGACTTAAACAAGGCGTTGGGAGTTGATGACGTGTTCTCCTACTTGGCCAGCCAATTCGAGGTCATGAGGGAGGACTTGAGGGCAGTTGCCGGGGAGGAGGTAATGAACGCCCTCGCGTCCATGGAGGCTAGCGTTTACGCTAGTAAAGAAGACGTGAGGCGGTACTTCCTCAACTTGCAGAACTCCTCCTTCTACCTAGGGAGGGCAATGGAGGACGAGCTTGGGCCCAACGTCTCCTACTTCCCGCCCAAGAAACAGGAGGAAATAGGGGGACAGTGA
- the rimI gene encoding ribosomal protein S18-alanine N-acetyltransferase gives MEQSVKGKRVPFTIRNVRLDDVDSIIKINRLTLPENYPYYFFVEHVKEYDKAFYVAVVDGEVVGYIMPRIEYGFSNFRAIPTLVKKGHVVSIAVLEKFRNQGIGSSLLGASIKSMKEDYGAEEVYLEVRVTNYPAISLYEKFSFTKVKVLKHYYADGEDAYLMASLLKESSKVSGDNST, from the coding sequence ATGGAACAGTCGGTAAAAGGCAAAAGAGTCCCCTTTACTATAAGAAACGTAAGACTGGACGATGTAGACTCAATAATAAAGATAAACAGACTGACTCTGCCAGAGAATTATCCCTACTACTTTTTCGTGGAGCACGTAAAGGAGTACGACAAAGCCTTCTATGTGGCTGTTGTAGACGGAGAGGTCGTCGGGTACATTATGCCCAGGATAGAGTACGGGTTTAGTAACTTCAGGGCGATACCGACGTTAGTTAAGAAGGGACACGTAGTTTCCATAGCCGTATTGGAGAAGTTCAGGAACCAGGGAATAGGGAGCTCCTTGTTGGGCGCTTCCATAAAGAGCATGAAGGAGGACTACGGCGCAGAGGAAGTGTACCTTGAGGTTAGGGTGACCAATTACCCAGCAATATCGCTTTACGAGAAATTCAGTTTCACGAAGGTTAAGGTTCTGAAACATTACTATGCAGACGGAGAGGACGCCTACCTCATGGCAAGTCTCTTGAAAGAGAGCTCCAAGGTATCCGGCGATAACTCCACGTAA